Proteins encoded by one window of Halorubrum ruber:
- a CDS encoding MBL fold metallo-hydrolase: MKRIQLGNTVFEGANDVYLLDGEATALVDTGVALPDVREELVDGLAEYGRSFADIDAVVLTHWHPDHAGLAGEIQAEGGADVYVHEADAALVDGTETPLFADRDLQRETFERWGMPDADRERLTDFFAAVSTDLSGEPADVTTFEDGDAIEAGGVELEALHLPGHTAGLTGFAFDPRTVPDHDPVAGADATEEAFTGDALLPKYTPNVGGADVRVEGALAAYAESLARIVARDFDAAHPGHRWRIDEPSRRAATILDHHRHRTRRVIEVLADREAATAWEVSAALFGSLEDIHVLHGPGEAFSHLDHLADAGVVEPDGTAYRLVDPDPDVDALFPTTPLDDLVDGSDDA, encoded by the coding sequence GTGAAACGGATCCAGCTCGGCAACACCGTCTTCGAGGGCGCGAACGACGTCTACCTGCTCGACGGCGAGGCGACCGCGCTCGTCGACACCGGCGTGGCGCTCCCGGACGTGCGCGAGGAGTTGGTCGACGGCCTCGCCGAGTACGGTCGCTCGTTCGCCGACATCGACGCGGTCGTGCTCACTCACTGGCACCCGGACCACGCGGGGCTCGCCGGCGAGATTCAGGCCGAAGGCGGCGCCGACGTGTACGTCCACGAGGCCGACGCCGCACTCGTCGACGGGACGGAGACGCCGCTGTTCGCCGACCGCGACCTCCAGCGCGAGACGTTCGAGCGGTGGGGGATGCCCGACGCCGACCGGGAGCGCCTGACCGATTTCTTCGCCGCGGTCAGCACGGACCTCTCCGGCGAGCCCGCGGACGTGACGACGTTCGAAGACGGCGACGCGATCGAGGCCGGCGGCGTCGAGCTCGAAGCCCTCCACCTGCCGGGCCACACCGCCGGTCTCACCGGATTCGCGTTCGACCCCCGAACCGTCCCCGATCACGACCCCGTCGCCGGCGCGGACGCGACGGAAGAGGCCTTCACCGGCGACGCGCTGCTCCCGAAGTACACCCCCAACGTCGGCGGCGCGGACGTGCGCGTCGAGGGCGCGCTCGCCGCCTACGCCGAGAGCCTCGCGCGGATCGTCGCCCGCGACTTCGACGCGGCCCATCCCGGCCACCGGTGGCGGATCGACGAGCCGAGCCGGCGCGCGGCGACGATTCTCGACCACCACCGCCACCGGACCCGGCGAGTGATCGAGGTCCTCGCCGACCGAGAAGCCGCCACCGCGTGGGAGGTGTCGGCCGCGCTGTTCGGCTCGCTGGAGGATATCCACGTCCTCCACGGCCCCGGCGAGGCGTTCTCGCACCTCGACCACCTCGCGGACGCCGGCGTCGTCGAGCCCGACGGGACCGCGTACCGCCTCGTCGACCCCGACCCCGACGTCGACGCGCTGTTCCCGACGACGCCCCTCGACGACCTCGTGGACGGGAGCGACGACGCGTAG
- the purL gene encoding phosphoribosylformylglycinamidine synthase subunit PurL: MSLSDADHELVTAELGREPTAAEAALFENLWSEHCAYRSSRPLLSAFDSEGDQVVVGPGDDAAVLALPEPDAADAPAAERDADDYGDTYVTFGVESHNHPSFVDPFDGAATGVGGIVRDTMSMGAYPIGLLDSLYFGGFDRERSRYLFEGVVEGISHYGNCIGVPTVGGSVAFHGGYEGNPLVNVACVGVTNEDRLVTATAQEPGNKLVLVGNGTGRDGLGGASFASEDLAEDAETEDRPAVQVGDPYAEKRLIECNEALVDEDLVLSARDLGAAGLGGASSELVAKGGLGARIDLDRVHQREPNMNAMEILLAESQERMCYEVDPDDVDRVAALAERFDLGCSVIGEVTDGNYVCEFAGDADADPADREVVVDAPAEFLADGAPMNDLASEPPSEPDRDLPDDEPPLDEAVAAVLSAPSTASKRWVYRQYDHEVGTRTAVKPGDDAALLAIRETEPEDGGGADDAGSDDSADGVGLALASGANPKWTAVAPYEGARAVAVENATNLAATGAVPLAAVDCLNGGNPEKPDVYGAFEGIVDGLADACAALDTPVVGGNVSLYNDSVEGPIPPTPTLAVLGTTRGYDAPPAALDADRAADSELLLVGAGGDALGGSEYLAHAGGSDRFPTLPDESGAADDLGGLVASLAAAARHESTLAAHDVSEGGLAVALAELITDDAGVDTTLPDRVAAFDETPGRLLVQTTDPEAVAAAVGDLPVFRLGDVTTDGALSLTVGDESVALSADAVRDRRDVIERELA; this comes from the coding sequence ATGAGTCTGTCCGATGCGGACCACGAGCTCGTGACCGCGGAGCTCGGTCGGGAGCCGACGGCGGCCGAGGCCGCGCTGTTCGAGAACCTCTGGAGCGAGCACTGCGCGTACCGCTCCTCGCGGCCCCTGCTGTCGGCGTTCGACAGCGAGGGCGACCAGGTCGTGGTCGGCCCCGGCGACGACGCCGCGGTCCTCGCGCTGCCCGAGCCCGACGCGGCCGACGCCCCCGCGGCCGAGCGCGACGCCGACGACTACGGCGACACCTACGTCACGTTCGGCGTCGAGAGCCACAACCACCCCTCCTTCGTCGACCCGTTCGACGGCGCAGCGACGGGCGTCGGCGGCATCGTCCGCGACACGATGAGCATGGGCGCGTACCCGATCGGCCTCCTCGACTCGCTGTACTTCGGCGGCTTCGACCGCGAGCGCTCCCGCTACCTCTTCGAGGGCGTCGTCGAGGGCATCTCCCACTACGGCAACTGTATCGGCGTTCCCACGGTCGGCGGCAGCGTCGCCTTCCACGGCGGCTACGAGGGCAACCCCCTGGTCAACGTCGCCTGCGTCGGTGTCACGAACGAGGACCGACTCGTCACGGCGACCGCACAGGAGCCGGGCAACAAGCTGGTCCTCGTCGGCAACGGCACCGGCCGAGACGGGCTCGGCGGCGCCTCCTTCGCGAGCGAGGACCTCGCGGAGGACGCAGAGACCGAGGACCGCCCGGCGGTTCAGGTCGGCGACCCCTACGCCGAGAAGCGGCTGATCGAGTGTAACGAGGCGCTCGTGGACGAGGACCTCGTGCTCTCCGCCCGTGACCTCGGCGCGGCCGGCCTCGGCGGCGCCTCCTCCGAGCTCGTCGCGAAGGGCGGACTCGGCGCGCGGATCGACCTCGACCGGGTCCACCAGCGCGAGCCGAACATGAACGCGATGGAGATCCTGCTCGCCGAGAGCCAGGAGCGGATGTGCTACGAGGTCGATCCGGACGACGTCGACCGCGTCGCCGCCCTCGCCGAGCGGTTCGACCTCGGCTGCTCCGTCATCGGCGAGGTGACCGACGGGAACTACGTCTGCGAGTTCGCGGGCGACGCGGACGCCGACCCGGCCGACCGCGAGGTCGTCGTCGACGCGCCCGCCGAGTTCCTCGCCGACGGCGCGCCGATGAACGACCTCGCGAGCGAGCCGCCGAGCGAGCCCGACAGGGATCTGCCCGACGACGAGCCCCCGCTCGACGAGGCGGTCGCGGCCGTCCTCTCGGCCCCCTCGACCGCGAGCAAGCGCTGGGTGTACCGCCAGTACGACCACGAGGTCGGGACGCGCACGGCCGTGAAGCCAGGCGACGACGCCGCGCTGCTGGCGATCCGAGAGACGGAGCCGGAAGACGGCGGCGGAGCGGACGACGCCGGTAGCGACGACTCCGCCGACGGCGTCGGCCTCGCGCTCGCCTCCGGTGCGAACCCGAAGTGGACCGCGGTCGCGCCGTACGAAGGCGCCCGCGCGGTCGCCGTGGAGAACGCGACGAACCTCGCCGCGACCGGCGCGGTCCCGCTCGCCGCGGTCGACTGCCTCAACGGCGGCAACCCGGAGAAGCCGGACGTGTACGGCGCCTTCGAGGGGATCGTCGACGGCCTCGCGGACGCCTGCGCCGCGCTCGACACGCCCGTCGTCGGCGGCAACGTCTCGCTGTACAACGACAGCGTCGAGGGGCCGATCCCGCCGACGCCGACGCTCGCGGTGCTGGGCACGACGCGGGGGTACGACGCGCCGCCCGCCGCGCTCGACGCCGACCGCGCGGCCGACTCCGAACTGCTGCTCGTCGGCGCCGGGGGCGACGCGCTCGGCGGCTCCGAGTACCTCGCGCACGCCGGCGGGAGCGACCGGTTCCCGACGCTGCCCGACGAGTCCGGCGCCGCCGACGACCTCGGCGGCCTCGTCGCGTCGCTCGCGGCGGCCGCCCGCCACGAGTCGACGCTCGCGGCCCACGACGTGAGCGAGGGGGGGCTCGCGGTCGCGCTCGCCGAGCTGATCACCGACGACGCCGGCGTCGACACGACCCTTCCGGACCGCGTCGCGGCCTTCGACGAGACGCCCGGACGCCTGCTCGTCCAGACGACCGATCCCGAGGCGGTCGCGGCCGCGGTCGGCGACCTCCCCGTCTTCCGCCTCGGCGACGTGACGACGGACGGGGCACTCTCGCTCACCGTCGGCGACGAGTCGGTCGCGCTCTCGGCCGATGCGGTCCGCGACCGCCGCGACGTGATCGAACGCGAACTCGCCTGA
- a CDS encoding DUF4129 domain-containing protein encodes MKRDAMVAVAVALLALVALGVAAATLDTAVDTGSGGFGGGGGDAPSVGSDTGDPGVLSPTGEAGEFSASGLCFPSLREPPAVFALLVGLALMAGITYRDTASAFASVAVAGVMGAPIAVLFWVLSTCRSVAQSISISLGTGGNETGILPGGAAGGGFGSGEGAASAPQILFAVVVVAAVIASVAALLLAGGDDEADGDAGGRPDEADEEPPSLDAIGRTAGEAADRIESSNADNEVYRAWRDMTDVLDVDRPASSTPAEFATAAVDAGVDEEPVTALTEVFERVRYGGEDATDDRERRAVEALRRIEERHGGDS; translated from the coding sequence GTGAAGCGGGACGCCATGGTCGCCGTCGCGGTCGCCCTCCTCGCCCTCGTCGCGCTCGGCGTCGCAGCGGCGACGCTGGACACCGCCGTCGACACGGGCAGCGGCGGGTTCGGCGGGGGCGGCGGCGACGCCCCGAGCGTCGGATCGGACACCGGAGACCCCGGAGTGCTCTCCCCGACGGGCGAGGCCGGCGAGTTCTCCGCGTCGGGGCTCTGTTTCCCGTCTCTGCGGGAGCCGCCGGCCGTGTTCGCGCTGCTCGTCGGACTGGCGCTGATGGCGGGGATCACCTATCGCGACACGGCGTCGGCGTTCGCGAGCGTCGCCGTCGCCGGCGTGATGGGCGCCCCGATCGCGGTCCTCTTCTGGGTGCTGTCGACGTGCCGCTCGGTGGCGCAGAGCATCTCCATCTCGCTCGGCACCGGCGGCAACGAGACGGGGATACTGCCGGGCGGCGCGGCCGGCGGGGGGTTCGGCAGCGGAGAGGGCGCGGCGTCGGCGCCGCAGATCCTGTTCGCGGTCGTCGTCGTCGCCGCGGTGATCGCGAGCGTCGCCGCGCTCCTCCTCGCCGGCGGCGACGACGAGGCGGACGGGGACGCGGGCGGTCGGCCCGACGAGGCGGACGAGGAGCCGCCGTCGCTCGACGCGATCGGCCGGACCGCCGGCGAGGCCGCCGACCGGATCGAGTCGTCGAACGCGGACAACGAGGTGTACCGGGCGTGGCGGGACATGACCGACGTGCTCGATGTCGACCGACCGGCCTCCTCGACGCCGGCGGAGTTCGCGACCGCCGCAGTCGACGCCGGCGTCGACGAGGAGCCGGTGACCGCGCTCACCGAGGTCTTCGAACGCGTGCGCTACGGCGGCGAGGACGCGACCGACGACCGCGAGCGCCGCGCCGTCGAGGCGCTGCGCCGGATCGAGGAACGGCACGGGGGCGACTCGTGA
- a CDS encoding L-lactate permease translates to MTSVLTLAFVGVVPIAVAFVLLAGLRWSAARAMGVGWLLAGGIGLTYWRMELDWLIASAVYGAFQAVDIILIVFGAILLMNYLEGSGAIATIRWYFGQIEEDRRIQVLLIGLGFMTIIEGAAGFGTPGALAAPLFIGLGFPPLAAAVFGLFFNAPNPPFGAAGTPVIGGTGAVIEPALSGSVSVGEFLSMVSAWSGVVTGVTYVFWGLLGVFFLTYWFGDADGGRSLGGAVRDTLPIAPFALLLGVVTGGTQLVIAWFVGPALPDIAAGFVVLGVGLLLANNNILVPDREWDFPSDSQWSDTWLGGLDLDEISRDQPNKEMSVLLAWTPYLLVALALLVTRWPDLTVAGTGVLAWIQSFTVGIDSILGTELGYTLQYLYLPGTMPFIPIAVLTGLIHKMDLDEMGAAWRRSVEQVAPAALTLIIAVSMTQVMIQSQTNTAGLLGMMEALSRALAIGAGGLLPMISPWIGAIGSFMTGSNTSSNILFSVLQYNAAETVGLSRTIVVSLQNVGGGLGNMVSVLNVAAICGVVGITGREGDLLRKAIVPMALFALFAGLFGMLLSYVLVPGLF, encoded by the coding sequence ATGACAAGTGTCCTCACCCTGGCGTTTGTCGGCGTGGTTCCGATTGCCGTCGCGTTCGTCCTGCTCGCCGGACTCAGGTGGTCCGCCGCCCGCGCGATGGGAGTCGGGTGGCTGCTCGCGGGCGGAATCGGACTCACGTACTGGCGCATGGAGCTCGACTGGCTGATCGCGTCGGCCGTCTACGGCGCGTTCCAGGCGGTCGACATCATCCTCATCGTCTTCGGTGCCATCCTCCTGATGAACTACCTCGAGGGGAGCGGCGCCATCGCCACCATCCGGTGGTACTTCGGGCAGATCGAGGAGGACAGGCGCATTCAGGTGCTGCTCATCGGGCTCGGCTTCATGACCATCATCGAGGGCGCGGCCGGGTTCGGGACGCCGGGCGCGCTCGCCGCGCCGCTGTTCATCGGCCTCGGCTTCCCGCCGCTGGCCGCCGCGGTGTTCGGCCTCTTCTTCAACGCGCCGAACCCGCCGTTCGGCGCGGCCGGAACGCCGGTCATCGGCGGGACCGGCGCGGTCATCGAACCGGCGCTGTCGGGCTCGGTGAGCGTCGGCGAGTTCCTCTCGATGGTCTCCGCGTGGTCCGGCGTCGTCACGGGGGTGACGTACGTGTTCTGGGGCCTGCTCGGCGTGTTCTTCCTCACGTACTGGTTCGGCGACGCCGACGGGGGCCGGAGCCTCGGCGGCGCCGTCCGCGACACGCTCCCGATCGCCCCGTTCGCGCTCCTGCTCGGCGTCGTCACCGGCGGAACGCAGCTGGTGATAGCGTGGTTCGTCGGCCCCGCGCTCCCCGACATCGCGGCCGGGTTCGTCGTCCTCGGCGTCGGGCTCCTGCTCGCGAACAACAACATCCTCGTCCCCGACCGCGAGTGGGACTTCCCGAGCGACTCCCAGTGGAGCGACACCTGGCTCGGGGGGCTCGACCTCGACGAGATCTCCCGCGACCAGCCGAATAAGGAGATGTCGGTGCTGCTGGCGTGGACGCCGTACCTGCTCGTCGCGCTCGCCCTGCTGGTCACCCGGTGGCCCGACCTCACCGTCGCCGGGACCGGGGTGCTGGCGTGGATCCAGAGCTTCACCGTCGGCATCGACTCGATCCTCGGCACGGAGCTCGGCTACACGCTCCAGTACCTCTACCTCCCCGGAACGATGCCGTTCATCCCCATCGCCGTCCTCACGGGCCTCATCCACAAGATGGACCTCGACGAGATGGGGGCGGCGTGGCGGCGGTCGGTCGAGCAGGTCGCGCCCGCCGCGCTCACGCTGATCATCGCCGTGTCGATGACGCAGGTGATGATCCAGTCGCAGACGAACACCGCGGGCCTCCTCGGCATGATGGAGGCGCTCAGCCGCGCGCTCGCGATCGGCGCGGGCGGCCTGCTCCCGATGATCTCGCCGTGGATCGGCGCCATCGGCTCCTTCATGACCGGGAGCAACACCTCCTCGAACATCCTCTTCAGCGTGCTCCAGTACAACGCCGCCGAGACGGTCGGGCTCTCGCGGACGATCGTCGTCAGCCTCCAGAACGTCGGCGGCGGCCTCGGTAACATGGTCTCCGTGCTGAACGTCGCCGCCATCTGCGGCGTCGTCGGAATCACCGGCCGCGAGGGCGACCTGCTCCGCAAGGCGATCGTCCCGATGGCCCTGTTCGCGCTGTTCGCCGGGCTGTTCGGGATGCTCCTGAGCTACGTCCTCGTCCCCGGGCTGTTCTGA
- a CDS encoding ABC transporter ATP-binding protein, translated as MASTEPVGTTRSAESDDATAEGSEDSAVEHRASAASDDESSAGADPVLSLSDVTKAFGPETAVDDVSLDVRSGELLTFLGPSGCGKTTTLRTIAGLEEPTEGEIALGDEVVAGDGSFVPPERRDVGIVFQNFALFPHLTVRENIAFGLGDADAEESEARVDELLELVEMTDHGEKTPDQLSGGQKQRVALARSLAPEPEVLLLDEPFSNLDVRLRVEMREEVRRILKAAGVTAVSVTHDQEEALSISDRVAVMNDGKIEQVGRPESVFERPESKFVASFLGRASFLEGELRDGKVDTGIGRFDAVTLEGYDTVYDGAPVDVLVRPDDLRATPASPELADGVVTSRQYVGPSFVYRVELDSGEAVHCLHNHVEEFDLDEPVSLELTADHPLAWYPR; from the coding sequence ATGGCATCCACGGAACCAGTCGGCACGACGCGCTCGGCCGAGTCGGACGACGCGACGGCCGAGGGCTCGGAGGACTCGGCGGTCGAACACCGGGCGAGCGCCGCCTCCGACGACGAGTCGAGCGCCGGCGCGGACCCCGTCCTGTCGCTGTCGGACGTCACGAAGGCGTTCGGGCCCGAGACCGCCGTCGACGACGTCTCGCTCGACGTTCGCTCCGGCGAACTGCTGACGTTCCTCGGCCCCTCCGGGTGCGGCAAGACGACGACGCTGCGCACCATCGCGGGCCTCGAAGAGCCCACGGAAGGGGAGATCGCGCTCGGCGACGAGGTGGTCGCCGGCGACGGGTCGTTCGTCCCGCCGGAGCGGCGCGACGTGGGCATCGTCTTCCAGAACTTCGCCTTATTCCCCCACCTCACCGTCCGCGAGAACATCGCGTTCGGGCTCGGCGACGCCGACGCGGAGGAAAGCGAGGCCCGCGTCGACGAGCTGCTGGAGCTGGTCGAGATGACCGACCACGGCGAGAAGACGCCCGACCAGCTCTCCGGCGGGCAGAAACAGCGCGTCGCGCTCGCTCGTTCGCTGGCGCCCGAGCCCGAGGTGCTCCTCCTCGACGAGCCGTTCTCGAACCTCGACGTGCGCCTCCGCGTGGAGATGCGCGAGGAGGTGCGCCGCATCCTGAAGGCGGCCGGCGTCACCGCGGTCTCGGTCACCCACGACCAGGAGGAGGCGCTCTCCATCTCCGACCGCGTCGCCGTGATGAACGACGGGAAAATCGAACAGGTGGGCCGCCCCGAGTCCGTCTTCGAGCGCCCCGAGTCGAAATTCGTCGCCTCCTTCCTCGGGCGGGCCTCGTTCCTCGAAGGCGAGCTCCGCGACGGGAAGGTCGACACCGGCATCGGGCGCTTCGACGCCGTGACGCTGGAGGGGTACGACACCGTCTACGACGGGGCGCCCGTCGACGTGCTCGTCCGGCCCGACGACCTCCGCGCGACGCCCGCGAGCCCCGAGCTCGCCGACGGCGTCGTCACCTCGCGGCAGTACGTCGGCCCTTCCTTCGTCTACCGGGTCGAACTCGACTCCGGCGAGGCGGTCCACTGCCTCCACAACCACGTCGAGGAGTTCGACCTCGACGAGCCGGTCTCCTTGGAACTCACCGCGGACCACCCGCTCGCTTGGTACCCCCGGTAA
- a CDS encoding DUF7550 family protein yields the protein MDDHSHEPDPDKRVTAPMQEFGSREVGIGAAVTLVGLLIAYAVPFLATF from the coding sequence ATGGACGACCACTCGCACGAGCCCGACCCGGACAAGCGCGTGACCGCACCGATGCAGGAGTTCGGCAGCCGCGAGGTCGGTATCGGCGCGGCCGTCACGCTCGTCGGCCTGCTGATCGCGTACGCGGTTCCGTTCCTCGCGACGTTCTGA
- a CDS encoding DUF1102 domain-containing protein, which translates to MERRKFVVGLGALATGSAAATGTGAFSQASASRGVSVSVVSDNSAFATLLANDSGLENSEYAEQQNGKLELRFNENADVNSGGFLSDGTGLSTDSEYFFDNVFGYGSRIGDSVTAEIDWSGLDNPEHFVFYDIPQQGRPTEVNPDGDYTEGFPGTGSGSYVGVGVGIDTTGADLGSEWETGTVEITFEN; encoded by the coding sequence ATGGAACGACGCAAATTTGTGGTCGGGCTGGGCGCATTGGCAACTGGAAGCGCGGCGGCGACGGGAACGGGCGCGTTCTCACAGGCAAGCGCATCACGTGGTGTGAGCGTTTCAGTCGTCTCGGACAATAGTGCGTTCGCGACGCTGCTTGCGAATGATTCAGGCCTAGAGAACTCGGAGTACGCCGAACAGCAGAACGGTAAACTCGAGTTACGGTTTAATGAGAATGCGGATGTAAACAGTGGTGGCTTCCTTTCCGATGGGACGGGCCTCAGCACTGACTCGGAGTACTTCTTTGACAACGTGTTCGGATACGGCTCGCGGATCGGCGACAGTGTGACGGCCGAGATCGACTGGAGTGGACTCGATAACCCAGAACACTTCGTATTCTACGATATACCCCAGCAGGGTCGACCAACTGAGGTCAACCCTGACGGGGACTACACTGAGGGATTCCCCGGTACCGGTAGCGGCTCGTACGTCGGAGTCGGAGTTGGTATAGATACGACCGGAGCCGACCTTGGAAGCGAATGGGAGACCGGAACGGTTGAAATCACGTTCGAGAACTAA
- a CDS encoding DUF7269 family protein produces MRPLAVVGVLAVVVGLLAALDRGIAAAISPTSAVVTLIGVLGVVQGVRYANARRDRRRLLTDPGEPERRAPAAVPGSDLDERIARVASPAPGGYRDRRDLRDRVREVAVDAVARDRNCSPEAAATAVDDGTWSDDPVATAFFDTGTAYPLRVRLSAGVRGRSNYWYGLRAAIDEIERVEGGEP; encoded by the coding sequence GTGCGCCCGCTCGCGGTCGTCGGGGTGTTGGCGGTCGTCGTCGGCCTCCTCGCGGCGCTCGACCGCGGCATCGCGGCCGCAATCTCTCCGACCTCGGCCGTCGTCACGCTGATCGGCGTCCTCGGCGTGGTCCAGGGGGTCCGCTACGCGAACGCGCGCCGCGACCGCCGGCGACTGCTGACCGACCCCGGCGAGCCGGAGCGGCGCGCGCCGGCGGCGGTGCCCGGGTCCGACCTCGACGAGCGAATCGCGCGGGTCGCCAGCCCGGCGCCGGGCGGCTACCGCGACCGCAGGGACCTCCGCGACCGGGTCCGGGAGGTCGCGGTCGACGCCGTGGCTCGCGATCGCAACTGCTCGCCGGAGGCCGCGGCGACCGCCGTCGACGACGGGACGTGGTCGGACGACCCCGTCGCAACCGCGTTCTTCGACACGGGGACCGCGTACCCGCTCCGGGTCCGCCTGTCGGCCGGGGTCCGGGGGCGCTCGAACTACTGGTACGGCCTCCGGGCCGCGATCGACGAGATCGAGCGGGTCGAGGGGGGAGAGCCGTGA